Sequence from the Sulfuracidifex tepidarius genome:
CTTATGCAGATCCTTTAGCTGACATGGTTGATACTTACGAAAAAGTGAAAGAGGATAGCAGTGGGGGTGGTAGGAGGTACCCCCCTACAGACGACTATGAGATCGTGGAGTGGGTTTGGCTAACGCCTTTTGGCGAGTTGAAGAGCGACTACGTGGAGGTAAAGCTAACCGACGATAGTAAGAAGTCTTTCATATATAATAATAAGAAATTCCCGCCGGGCGTTTATTACCTAATACGGCGTAACGGAAGAGAGTCGTTAGTTAGTGAGAGCGTATTGAAGCCTTAAACGTTTTTCTCTACCCGTGTACTTTTATTTGAGCGTCCCCTTCACCACAGGGAAGCACGTTACTTTTTAGGGCGAATTGAAAGATAGTCGTGATAGACTTTGTTTACTGAACGTGGTACTAACTCAGTTTGTCTTGGCACTGAGGAATCTTTGCCGTCTCATTTCAACTCCACGTTTTTTGTAGGCAAAAATTGACGTGTTGTCAACCCTTATAAACGCGTTTTGGCAACCATAATACTAGAAGTGAAAATGACGGAAAAACAACGCCGTTATAAGTTCGGGTATTTCATCTTAAGGGAAAGGAAAGATCGGTATTACGTTTACAAGCTAGAGTATGAAGGCGGTAACGTAAAGGAACGTTACATAGGTCCTTTAACTGACGTAGCCGAAACTTACGAGAAATTGAAAAAAGAGGAGTGGGGGTCTGGGATACCCCCAGTGGGCCCGCGGGGATTTGAACCCCGGATCACTGCCGTGTGAGGGCAGCGTCCTAACCACTAGACTACGAGCCCATTATGTTTTTCTCCACAGAAATCTTCTTTCATGCTTAATATAACTTTTCCGGCACTTCAATTGATACACAGTATCCGTTGAAATCTGCCATATCTGGATCTATATCTACTGCATGAATTTTATCGTCTATTTCGTTTAGATCTAGAAGGCTTGTTGTAAAATCAGGATAAAGTGAAGCTGCCTTTTTTAAGATTTTCACCGCTTCATCCTTGGACGAAGAACAACCAAATATAGCTGATCCATTCAATATAATTGAACCTAATTGTGACCTCGTAATATCTACCCCATCCCTTTTAAAGAAATGGAGTGTAAGCTATATTTTTGATTAGCATATGTTTACAATTAAAGTTATCTTTGGTCCGTCTGGAGACTTAGGCGTACTAAAGGCGTTGTATAAGAGGCTTTCTCTGGAGAACTACAGTAAAATGGCTTTAGATATAGAGTTTAATCTGCTATATGACGATAACCCAGAAATAATAATAAGCGAGAGGCAATATAAAGTCCCATTCTTAAGTGAACTGGAAATAGATGAATTTATAGACCGTTTACTTAAAGGAGAGGAAGTGGCCGATAACTCTATGATTGAACTTCCAGTAACTAACAGGCAATACCCTCCACCTCATGGTG
This genomic interval carries:
- a CDS encoding putative integrase: MTEKQRRYKFGYFILRERKDRYYVYKLEYEGGNVKERYIGPLTDVAETYEKLKKEEWGSGIPPVGPRGFEPRITAV